From the Clostridium putrefaciens genome, one window contains:
- the arsS gene encoding arsenosugar biosynthesis radical SAM (seleno)protein ArsS (Some members of this family are selenoproteins.) encodes MRSENLCDEINEIPEFSTKVDNKDFSLTKDKLEIMQINIGRLCNLSCKHCHVSAGPNRKEMMSLSTMKDCLQVFKENNFTILDITGGAPEMNPNLKWLVKEACNLDAKVIVRTNLVILAKEGYTDLPEFYAKNKVEVVSSLPYYTEKNTDKQRGDGIFNTSISMLQKLNSLGYGMKDNLILNLVYNPSGAFLPPPQLAMENEYKKNLKDKYNIDFNNLFTITNNPVGRFLSFLEKSNNTKGYMKRLYNSFNTSTLKSMMCRNQLSISWDGQLYDCDFNQALDLKVNGISSIEDLKGKKIDKRQIKFKNHCYACTAGSGSSCGGSTDN; translated from the coding sequence ATGAGAAGTGAAAATTTATGTGATGAAATAAATGAAATTCCCGAATTCTCAACTAAAGTAGATAATAAAGATTTTTCTCTAACAAAGGACAAGCTAGAAATAATGCAAATAAACATTGGAAGGTTATGTAATCTTTCATGTAAGCATTGTCATGTATCAGCTGGACCAAACCGTAAGGAAATGATGAGTTTATCCACTATGAAAGATTGTTTACAGGTATTTAAAGAAAATAATTTTACTATACTTGACATAACCGGTGGTGCTCCTGAAATGAATCCAAACCTTAAGTGGCTTGTTAAAGAAGCCTGTAATTTAGATGCTAAGGTTATTGTTCGTACAAACCTCGTGATCTTAGCAAAAGAAGGTTACACTGATTTACCTGAATTTTATGCTAAAAATAAGGTTGAAGTTGTTTCTTCATTACCTTACTACACTGAAAAGAACACAGATAAGCAACGTGGTGATGGTATATTTAATACTTCTATTTCTATGCTACAAAAGCTTAATAGCCTTGGCTATGGAATGAAGGATAACCTAATATTAAATTTAGTTTATAATCCTAGTGGTGCTTTTCTACCTCCACCACAGCTGGCTATGGAAAATGAGTATAAAAAGAATTTAAAAGATAAATATAATATTGATTTTAATAATCTTTTTACTATTACAAATAACCCAGTAGGTCGCTTTTTATCATTCCTTGAAAAAAGCAATAATACAAAAGGCTATATGAAAAGATTGTACAATAGTTTTAATACTTCCACACTTAAATCCATGATGTGTAGAAATCAACTATCTATATCTTGGGATGGACAACTTTATGATTGTGATTTTAACCAAGCCCTAGATTTAAAAGTAAATGGGATAAGCTCCATTGAAGATTTAAAAGGTAAAAAGATTGATAAAAGGCAAATTAAGTTTAAAAACCATTGTTATGCTTGTACCGCAGGTAGTGGATCTAGTTGCGGTGGATCAACTGATAATTAA
- a CDS encoding TIGR04282 family arsenosugar biosynthesis glycosyltransferase → MKEAVIIFTRVPLPGETKTRLEDTLTKNQCAKLHECFLKDIYSILKDIKKDIFIFYTPIGKEELLKNILGEGINSYPQRGNNLGERMYNAISLILQMGYKSCLLIGSDIPEIKKEYLEEGFHLLENNNIVLGPTIDGGYYMVGMKKPHKEVFEKITYGQGNVIENTLNKARASLLKCGIAKTCADIDTGEDLKVLISKIYNKEELFCYNTIDFLKDFKLNGEDCEEITYDRA, encoded by the coding sequence ATGAAGGAAGCTGTTATAATTTTTACAAGAGTGCCATTACCAGGAGAAACAAAAACTAGATTAGAAGATACTTTAACAAAAAATCAATGTGCAAAGCTTCATGAATGTTTTTTAAAAGATATCTATTCTATCTTAAAAGATATTAAAAAAGATATATTTATTTTTTATACTCCAATAGGTAAAGAGGAATTACTGAAAAATATTTTAGGTGAGGGAATTAATTCTTATCCTCAAAGAGGAAATAATCTTGGAGAAAGAATGTACAATGCTATTTCACTGATTTTACAAATGGGTTATAAATCATGTTTGTTAATAGGATCAGATATTCCAGAGATAAAAAAAGAATATTTAGAAGAGGGTTTTCACTTGTTAGAAAACAATAATATTGTACTAGGGCCTACAATTGATGGTGGGTACTATATGGTTGGAATGAAAAAACCACATAAGGAAGTATTTGAAAAGATAACTTACGGACAGGGAAATGTAATAGAAAATACTTTAAATAAGGCTAGAGCATCTTTGCTTAAATGTGGAATTGCAAAGACTTGTGCTGATATAGATACTGGAGAGGATCTTAAGGTATTAATAAGTAAAATTTACAATAAGGAAGAGCTATTTTGTTATAATACAATAGATTTTTTAAAGGACTTTAAATTAAATGGGGAAGATTGTGAGGAAATAACTTATGATAGAGCTTAA
- a CDS encoding TrkH family potassium uptake protein, with protein sequence MNYLMVLKVLGNVIKYEALVMILPLIVSVYYGGGDTNSFIVTIIIMLVMGIFMSSINPKKKGFYAKDGFLAVAICWVAISIFGALPFYISGSIPSFVDCIFETVSGFTTTGATILQEVESLPKGILFWRSFTHWIGGMGILIFTLALMPSIGGNTIHLLRAESPGPSPGKVVPRIKQTAKIMYLIYLVMTIIQIVLLLFAGLNFYDALVHAFGTAGTGGFSNMNSSVGAYDNVYVEVIITIFMLLFGVNFTVYFHLITGNIKQAFKNEEVKYYFLIVFAAMIIIAFNIKGLNGDSLLTSFRQSSFQVASIVTTTGYATTNFDLWPTLSKSILALLMLTGCCAGSTGGGIKTVRIVLLFKAIKRDINKIIHPRIVNSVKLDGKVVDDKVISEVGIFIFAYMAIIVIALMIVSIDGMDLESTVTSVFATMGNIGPGFKVVGPIGNFSSFSPLSKIVFSFCMLAGRLEIYPMLLILRPSMWKS encoded by the coding sequence ATGAACTACCTAATGGTACTAAAGGTACTTGGAAATGTTATAAAATATGAAGCATTGGTTATGATATTGCCACTTATTGTGTCCGTATATTACGGTGGTGGTGATACTAATAGTTTTATTGTAACTATTATAATAATGTTAGTTATGGGTATATTTATGTCTTCAATAAATCCTAAGAAAAAAGGATTTTATGCTAAGGATGGATTTTTAGCTGTTGCTATATGTTGGGTTGCTATATCCATTTTTGGAGCCCTTCCATTTTATATAAGCGGATCAATACCTTCCTTTGTGGACTGTATATTTGAGACAGTATCAGGATTTACCACTACAGGTGCAACTATTTTACAAGAGGTGGAATCTCTTCCTAAAGGTATTTTATTTTGGCGGAGTTTTACACATTGGATAGGTGGTATGGGGATTTTGATATTTACCTTAGCACTTATGCCATCTATTGGGGGAAATACTATACATTTATTAAGGGCGGAAAGTCCAGGTCCATCTCCAGGTAAGGTTGTTCCTAGGATAAAACAGACTGCTAAGATAATGTATTTAATATATCTTGTTATGACAATAATTCAAATAGTATTACTTTTATTTGCAGGCCTCAATTTTTATGATGCTTTAGTTCATGCATTTGGTACAGCAGGTACAGGAGGATTTTCTAATATGAATAGCAGCGTTGGTGCTTATGATAATGTTTATGTGGAAGTTATTATAACTATATTTATGTTGCTTTTTGGAGTTAATTTCACGGTATATTTTCATCTTATTACAGGAAATATAAAGCAAGCTTTTAAAAATGAAGAGGTAAAGTATTATTTTTTAATAGTATTTGCTGCTATGATTATAATAGCCTTTAATATTAAAGGATTAAATGGGGATTCTTTATTGACATCTTTTAGGCAGTCTTCATTTCAAGTTGCGTCAATTGTTACAACTACAGGTTATGCTACAACAAACTTTGATCTTTGGCCCACGCTTAGTAAGTCCATTTTAGCACTACTAATGCTTACAGGATGTTGCGCAGGGTCTACTGGTGGGGGAATTAAAACTGTGCGTATAGTGCTTTTATTTAAGGCTATAAAGCGGGATATAAATAAAATAATTCACCCAAGGATAGTTAATTCAGTAAAGCTTGATGGCAAAGTAGTTGATGATAAAGTCATATCAGAGGTAGGAATATTTATATTTGCCTACATGGCAATTATTGTAATAGCGTTGATGATTGTATCTATAGACGGAATGGATCTTGAGAGCACAGTTACATCAGTGTTTGCAACTATGGGTAACATAGGACCAGGATTTAAAGTGGTAGGACCTATAGGTAACTTTAGTAGCTTTTCACCACTTAGCAAAATAGTCTTTTCATTTTGTATGTTAGCGGGAAGACTTGAAATATATCCAATGTTACTTATACTAAGACCATCTATGTGGAAGAGTTAG
- a CDS encoding C-GCAxxG-C-C family protein: MNETEVLTLFSQGFDCSQIVLSEIRDELNLDDVTAKKVTACFGGGMFCAETCGAVTAALMAIGLKYGHYMPHATDEKNKAIEKSMEFKSKFLQKYPSLKCKEILGYDLSNPDEMEIITKKNLIPNMCPKLVIVTIVVLKNTL, translated from the coding sequence ATGAATGAAACAGAAGTTTTAACTCTTTTTAGTCAAGGCTTTGACTGCTCTCAAATTGTTTTAAGTGAAATAAGAGATGAACTTAATCTAGATGATGTTACAGCAAAAAAGGTAACTGCCTGTTTTGGTGGCGGAATGTTTTGCGCTGAAACCTGTGGTGCTGTAACAGCTGCACTTATGGCAATTGGATTAAAGTATGGTCACTATATGCCACATGCAACTGATGAGAAAAATAAAGCTATTGAAAAGTCAATGGAATTTAAATCAAAGTTTTTACAAAAATATCCTTCTCTTAAGTGTAAAGAAATTTTAGGCTATGATTTAAGCAACCCTGATGAAATGGAAATAATCACTAAAAAAAATCTTATTCCGAATATGTGTCCAAAGCTTGTAATAGTTACAATTGTAGTCTTAAAAAACACACTATAA
- a CDS encoding arsenosugar biosynthesis-associated peroxidase-like protein, protein MNTYYNPDDLAKFGTIGENAPGLWEKFMSYYGEVFAEGALTAREKSLIALAVSHAIQCPYCIDSYTEGCLEKGVDQEQMTEAIHVAAAIRGGATLVHGIQMKNIAKNLEF, encoded by the coding sequence ATGAATACTTACTACAATCCAGATGATTTAGCAAAATTCGGAACCATAGGTGAAAATGCTCCTGGTTTATGGGAAAAATTCATGTCATATTACGGAGAGGTCTTTGCAGAAGGTGCATTAACAGCCAGAGAAAAATCGCTTATAGCTCTTGCAGTATCACACGCCATACAATGCCCATATTGTATTGATTCCTATACTGAAGGTTGCCTTGAAAAGGGAGTTGATCAAGAACAAATGACAGAGGCTATTCATGTGGCAGCAGCAATCCGTGGTGGTGCTACCCTTGTTCATGGCATACAAATGAAAAATATTGCTAAAAATTTAGAGTTTTAA
- a CDS encoding acyltransferase family protein — protein MGKVCHVNDESFFLSKTNTDQLKGVAILLVILGHMGIISYAGAYGVGIFLVLSGFGLTQSYLKSGTENFIRKRINKIIIPYMIITLIWFAIEKLRFGTSYSVKHTIKTLIGLNAQSPLDASMWYVTFLIYWYIAFYLIFSLPQRNFIKVISIFVTSYLIYKHAFLFTSATGVSLYVIEFPIGVLIGILYDKFKGYKAKHYKMILCIVCIISGLLFKYYFKYILEGGYSKSIFFCTVFTITFIGLMSYYKNLFINIFLNGFKEIGQVSYEMYLLEYVFLTKYFKIFKFINNDFLRCISFIITMIVLGKLMKALINYIKVLIDYMINLFTKRLKKFKIIKSIGFNIFKFTK, from the coding sequence ATGGGAAAAGTATGTCATGTAAATGATGAAAGTTTTTTCTTAAGCAAAACTAATACAGATCAATTAAAAGGTGTAGCTATATTACTTGTTATATTAGGCCATATGGGCATTATAAGCTATGCCGGTGCATATGGGGTTGGCATATTTTTGGTGCTATCTGGGTTTGGATTAACTCAGTCATATTTGAAAAGTGGTACCGAAAACTTTATTAGAAAGAGAATTAATAAGATAATAATTCCTTACATGATAATAACCTTAATTTGGTTTGCTATTGAAAAGTTAAGGTTTGGTACATCGTATTCAGTCAAGCATACAATTAAAACTTTAATTGGACTAAATGCTCAATCTCCATTAGATGCAAGTATGTGGTATGTTACATTTTTGATTTATTGGTATATAGCATTTTATCTAATATTTAGTTTGCCACAAAGAAACTTTATTAAAGTTATTTCAATTTTTGTAACATCTTATTTGATTTATAAACATGCATTTTTATTTACAAGCGCAACAGGGGTGTCTTTATATGTAATAGAATTTCCTATTGGGGTTTTGATTGGGATTTTGTATGATAAGTTTAAAGGGTATAAAGCTAAACATTATAAGATGATTCTATGTATAGTATGCATAATTTCTGGCTTATTATTTAAATATTATTTTAAGTACATACTAGAGGGTGGTTATTCTAAGTCAATATTTTTTTGTACAGTGTTCACTATAACATTCATAGGTTTAATGTCTTATTATAAAAACCTTTTTATAAATATATTCTTAAATGGTTTCAAAGAAATTGGACAAGTATCTTATGAAATGTATCTTTTAGAGTATGTATTTTTAACAAAGTACTTTAAGATATTTAAATTTATAAATAATGATTTTTTGAGATGTATATCTTTTATAATTACGATGATAGTATTAGGAAAATTGATGAAAGCATTGATAAATTACATAAAAGTATTAATTGATTATATGATTAATTTATTCACTAAAAGGTTAAAGAAATTTAAAATAATAAAAAGTATAGGTTTTAATATATTTAAATTTACAAAGTAA
- a CDS encoding aminoglycoside phosphotransferase family protein produces MIELKDLERYAKESLLKTELKIPKESEIVFSVLGKGEYNINYLFSHPFTGEKLVLRLNTKSQIHLDNQIEYEYKTLELLEKSKRTPKPLYVDSTRSILPYGILVMEYLPGRALSYSTDLEIAARCLGDIHSINLPINNHLIKPKDPLVAIVDECIEMSLVYLKSNLADHNVKEIILNITEKAKDLVLKRNLPVTRRCLINTELNSGNFLINGERKGNYIIDWEKPILGEPEQDLGHFLAPTTTFWKTDVILTREEIDFFVKAYINRVSDNFDTEYIEEKLNYYLAITCLRGITWCSMAFIEYQNPDKLIRNEFTYNKIKKYLEIDFLNNIMKSYFI; encoded by the coding sequence ATGATAGAGCTTAAAGATTTAGAAAGATATGCAAAAGAAAGTTTACTTAAAACTGAGTTGAAAATTCCAAAAGAAAGTGAGATAGTATTTTCTGTTTTAGGAAAAGGAGAATATAATATAAATTATTTATTTTCACATCCTTTTACAGGAGAAAAACTTGTGCTACGTCTGAATACTAAAAGTCAAATACATCTAGATAATCAAATCGAGTATGAGTACAAAACACTAGAATTACTAGAAAAAAGTAAGAGAACGCCTAAACCTTTATATGTAGATTCAACTCGCAGTATCCTACCTTATGGAATCTTAGTAATGGAGTATCTACCTGGTAGAGCTCTTAGTTATAGCACTGATTTAGAAATTGCTGCAAGGTGTTTAGGGGATATTCATAGTATTAATTTACCTATAAATAATCATTTAATTAAACCAAAAGACCCCCTAGTAGCAATTGTTGATGAATGTATTGAAATGTCTTTAGTATATCTAAAATCAAATCTTGCAGATCATAATGTTAAGGAGATAATATTAAACATTACTGAAAAGGCAAAGGATCTTGTATTAAAAAGAAATTTACCTGTAACTAGGAGATGTCTAATTAATACAGAATTAAATTCAGGTAATTTTTTAATAAATGGCGAGAGGAAGGGTAATTACATAATTGATTGGGAAAAGCCAATTTTAGGAGAGCCAGAACAAGATTTAGGTCATTTTCTTGCACCCACAACTACATTTTGGAAAACAGATGTGATTTTAACAAGAGAAGAAATAGATTTTTTTGTTAAGGCATATATAAATAGGGTATCAGATAATTTCGATACAGAATATATTGAAGAAAAATTAAATTACTACTTGGCTATTACATGTTTAAGGGGTATAACTTGGTGTTCTATGGCTTTTATAGAATATCAAAATCCGGATAAACTTATTAGAAATGAATTTACATATAATAAAATTAAAAAATATTTAGAAATAGATTTTTTAAATAACATAATGAAGAGTTATTTCATTTAA
- a CDS encoding TIGR04283 family arsenosugar biosynthesis glycosyltransferase, producing the protein MKLSIIIPIFNEIDKIEMLLSNIANIKGDFEVLFADGGSEDGTLLAIGKRYRIIHSEKGRAIQMNTAAKQSSGDVLLFLHCDSLLPEDALTEIEGILDKGFDVGCFRLRFNSNHILMKCCGVLSNLRVKYRHIAFGDQGIFLKREVFEKVGGFEDLPLMEDYKLSMILKGRYKIGQTNGKIITSDRRFIEGGILSTMLKMQRLQYMFRKGVDINIIASMYRH; encoded by the coding sequence ATGAAGTTATCTATAATTATTCCAATTTTTAATGAAATTGATAAAATTGAAATGCTGCTCTCTAATATTGCTAATATAAAGGGAGATTTTGAAGTTTTATTTGCTGATGGTGGAAGTGAAGATGGCACCCTCTTGGCTATTGGAAAAAGATATAGGATAATACACTCTGAAAAAGGAAGAGCTATACAAATGAACACAGCAGCAAAACAAAGTAGTGGAGATGTACTTCTTTTTTTGCATTGCGATAGCCTTTTACCAGAAGATGCCCTTACTGAAATTGAAGGTATATTAGACAAAGGGTTTGATGTTGGGTGCTTTAGACTTAGATTTAATTCAAATCATATTTTAATGAAGTGTTGCGGGGTTTTATCAAACCTTCGTGTTAAATATAGACATATTGCCTTTGGAGATCAAGGGATATTTTTAAAAAGAGAAGTTTTTGAAAAAGTAGGTGGATTTGAAGATTTACCACTTATGGAGGATTATAAGCTCTCTATGATTTTAAAGGGTAGATACAAAATTGGACAAACAAATGGGAAAATTATTACATCGGATAGAAGATTTATAGAAGGTGGAATTTTATCTACTATGTTGAAGATGCAAAGGCTACAATATATGTTTCGTAAAGGTGTGGATATAAATATTATTGCTTCAATGTATAGGCATTAA
- a CDS encoding ABC transporter ATP-binding protein, producing the protein MARIDEDKSTQKLDIGIWRRFFKYLLEFKKGLIFLAFLMVGVAGVDAIMPLLTRYAIDNFIVGKSLEGIKTFAIVYFVIVVFQVLNIKLFIMQAGKIETHLAYHIRNLGFKRLQQLSFSYYDNSSVGWLMARMTSDVAKLSEIISWGLIDMVWALVLMVSFIGIMLYNNVKLTLISMCVVPPLFFIGMYFQKKILKSYRSVRKLNSQLTADFSEEISGAKTTKTLVREEENLNEFKVDANKMRNSSVRAAVFSALFLPIVLSMGSIGTGFALWFGGNSVIAGTLSYGTFVMFIAYTIQFFDPVSQLAGTLAELKNAQASAERIISLIETEPDIWDREDVIEKYGDLFDAKKGNWENIHGDIEFKNVYFSYKNGEKVLENFNLKVKQGETIALVGETGSGKSTIVNLLCRFYEPTSGEILIDGKDYRERSLLWLQSNIGYVLQSPHLFSGTIKDNIIYGKLEATDEEIERASKLVNAHNFIMKMEKGYDSEVGEGGGNLSTGEKQLISFARAIVANPALFVLDEATSSIDTQTERMIQNAIEKVLSDRTSFVVAHRLSTIVSADKILVIGKGKITEGGTHRELIKKKGYYYNLYTNQLLLEKEMESKTAIS; encoded by the coding sequence ATGGCTAGAATAGATGAAGATAAATCAACACAAAAGCTGGATATTGGGATTTGGAGGAGGTTTTTTAAGTATCTTCTTGAATTTAAAAAAGGACTTATATTTTTAGCATTTTTAATGGTAGGAGTAGCAGGGGTAGATGCCATAATGCCACTTCTTACAAGATATGCTATTGATAATTTTATTGTAGGTAAGAGTTTAGAGGGAATAAAGACCTTTGCTATAGTTTATTTTGTTATAGTTGTTTTTCAAGTTTTAAATATAAAACTATTTATAATGCAGGCAGGTAAAATTGAAACTCACCTTGCTTATCATATAAGGAATCTTGGATTCAAAAGACTTCAACAGTTGTCATTTTCTTATTATGATAATTCATCAGTAGGATGGCTTATGGCAAGGATGACGTCGGATGTAGCAAAGCTTAGTGAAATTATATCTTGGGGGCTTATAGATATGGTATGGGCTTTGGTTCTCATGGTATCGTTTATAGGAATAATGCTTTATAACAACGTAAAGCTAACCCTTATAAGTATGTGCGTTGTACCTCCATTATTTTTTATAGGAATGTACTTTCAAAAGAAAATATTAAAATCCTATAGAAGTGTAAGGAAATTAAACTCTCAGTTAACAGCAGATTTTAGTGAGGAGATATCTGGAGCTAAAACTACTAAAACTCTTGTTAGGGAGGAAGAAAACTTAAATGAATTTAAAGTGGATGCTAATAAAATGAGAAACTCCTCTGTAAGAGCAGCTGTGTTTTCTGCGTTATTTCTTCCTATTGTTTTATCTATGGGGAGTATAGGTACAGGATTTGCACTATGGTTTGGGGGTAATAGCGTTATAGCTGGAACCCTATCTTATGGTACCTTTGTAATGTTTATTGCTTATACTATACAGTTTTTTGACCCTGTAAGCCAGCTAGCTGGAACCCTTGCAGAACTAAAAAATGCACAGGCATCGGCAGAAAGAATAATATCTCTTATAGAAACAGAGCCTGATATATGGGATAGAGAAGATGTAATAGAAAAGTATGGAGATTTATTTGATGCAAAAAAAGGGAATTGGGAAAACATACATGGGGACATTGAATTTAAAAATGTATACTTTTCATATAAAAATGGAGAAAAGGTTTTGGAAAACTTTAATTTAAAGGTAAAGCAAGGAGAAACTATTGCCCTTGTTGGAGAAACCGGCTCAGGGAAAAGCACTATAGTAAATTTATTATGTAGATTTTATGAACCCACAAGTGGTGAAATATTAATTGATGGTAAAGATTATAGGGAAAGGTCTTTGTTGTGGCTACAGTCAAATATAGGTTATGTGCTTCAAAGTCCACACCTTTTTAGTGGAACTATTAAAGATAATATAATCTATGGAAAGCTTGAAGCTACAGATGAAGAAATTGAAAGAGCATCAAAACTTGTAAATGCTCATAACTTTATAATGAAGATGGAAAAAGGCTATGATTCAGAGGTTGGAGAAGGTGGAGGAAACCTTTCAACAGGAGAAAAACAACTTATATCCTTTGCAAGAGCAATAGTTGCAAATCCAGCACTCTTTGTACTAGACGAAGCTACCTCATCTATAGATACACAAACAGAAAGAATGATACAAAATGCTATAGAAAAGGTACTTTCAGATAGAACAAGTTTTGTGGTAGCTCATAGGCTTTCAACAATAGTATCAGCAGATAAGATTCTTGTTATAGGGAAAGGAAAGATAACTGAAGGCGGAACTCATAGGGAGCTTATAAAGAAAAAAGGTTACTACTATAATCTTTATACAAATCAGCTTCTTTTGGAAAAGGAAATGGAAAGCAAAACTGCAATTTCTTAA
- the trkA gene encoding Trk system potassium transporter TrkA, with protein sequence MYIIIVGAGKVGYTLAKHLSEEGNDVMVIDKNPEVLKKATDSLDVMCIKGNGTRVNVLKESEVERADVIIAVTDSDERNALCSLAAKRLGAKHTIARIRDPEYAEELSMLKDELGIEMIINPEKEAAMEIAQLIKFPSVSSIETFANGMADLVSFRLLKGDSIVNKAIYDINLKRCSVLFCAVERNDKVLIPTGDFVLKANDKVYVIGDHTNITSFLQHLGKYQKKVKNVMIIGGGRISYYLVKLINKVGAKIKIIEKDYNKCEELNELIPEAIIIHGDGTEEELLESENLNETDVFIALTDRDEENIVSSLFALNARVHNVITKVTRVNYSNIVKKVGVESVISPKMITANKIIKYVRGLKSKDGNFIENLYKIVGEKAEALEFVASSNTRCKNVPLKDIKIKKGVLIAAIVRNHKIIIPGGNDIIKVNDSVIIVTERHNVMGINDILLEGGL encoded by the coding sequence ATGTATATTATAATTGTAGGAGCTGGGAAGGTTGGATATACTTTAGCTAAACATTTATCTGAAGAGGGAAATGATGTTATGGTTATTGATAAGAATCCCGAAGTGCTTAAAAAGGCTACTGATAGTCTTGATGTAATGTGTATAAAAGGTAATGGTACAAGAGTGAATGTACTTAAAGAATCTGAGGTGGAAAGAGCAGACGTAATCATTGCAGTTACTGATAGTGATGAGAGGAATGCTCTTTGTTCTTTAGCTGCAAAGAGGCTAGGTGCAAAACATACTATTGCAAGAATTAGAGATCCTGAGTATGCAGAGGAACTTTCAATGTTAAAAGATGAGCTTGGTATTGAAATGATTATAAACCCAGAAAAGGAAGCTGCAATGGAAATTGCACAGCTTATAAAGTTCCCATCTGTATCTAGTATAGAAACCTTTGCAAATGGCATGGCTGACTTAGTTAGTTTTAGACTTTTAAAGGGTGATTCTATTGTAAATAAAGCTATATATGATATAAATTTAAAAAGGTGTTCTGTGCTATTTTGTGCAGTAGAAAGAAATGATAAGGTGTTAATACCTACAGGTGATTTTGTACTTAAAGCTAATGATAAAGTTTATGTTATAGGAGATCATACTAATATAACATCATTCTTACAACACCTTGGTAAGTATCAAAAGAAAGTTAAAAATGTAATGATAATAGGTGGAGGTAGGATAAGTTACTATCTTGTGAAATTAATTAATAAAGTTGGAGCAAAAATAAAGATAATAGAAAAAGATTATAATAAATGTGAAGAATTAAATGAATTAATACCAGAGGCTATTATAATCCATGGTGATGGAACTGAAGAAGAGCTATTAGAATCTGAAAATTTAAACGAAACGGATGTATTTATAGCTTTAACTGATAGGGACGAAGAAAATATAGTGTCATCTCTTTTTGCTTTAAATGCAAGGGTACATAATGTAATAACCAAGGTAACACGTGTAAATTATAGCAATATAGTTAAAAAGGTTGGAGTTGAAAGTGTTATAAGTCCTAAAATGATTACGGCCAATAAAATAATAAAATATGTAAGAGGACTTAAAAGTAAAGATGGAAACTTTATTGAAAATTTATATAAGATAGTAGGGGAAAAAGCTGAAGCTTTAGAATTCGTAGCAAGTAGTAATACTAGGTGCAAAAATGTTCCTTTAAAAGATATAAAGATTAAAAAGGGTGTATTAATTGCGGCTATAGTTAGAAATCATAAGATAATAATTCCTGGAGGAAATGATATTATTAAAGTTAATGACAGTGTAATTATAGTAACAGAAAGACATAATGTAATGGGAATAAACGATATACTCCTTGAGGGAGGACTCTAA